In Bacteroidota bacterium, the DNA window AAAAACCGGACAGGTTTCCCTGGCATGGTCACAAACCGTAATAACATAATCAAACGATTCATTAACAAACTCTTTTACATCTTTTGGTTTGTTGTTGCTGAGGTCAATCCCTGCTTCTTTCATTACTTTGATCGCATGGGAACTGACTTTCGGTGCAGGATTTGTGCCGGCAGAAAATACCTGAAGGATAGGATTATATGATTTCAGGAAGCCTTCAGCCATCTGGCTGCGGCTGGAATTTCCCGTACATAAAATTAGAATTTTCATTTCATGTTTTTAATTTGAACCAGGCTGAACAACAGCTAAAGCTTCTGTTTTTGATGTATCTGCATTGGAATGATGCGGCTGTTCTTCTTTTTTGCTTCTATTACATCCCGTTATGCTGATCAAAGCAATCACTGTTGCAATTAATAATTTTTTCATTTTATATATATTTTTTGTTGTGTGGACGGTATTTATGTTGGGCTTTGAAAGCCACTTATTGAACACTGTCATTCCTTATATTTTTAAAAATTCTCTAAAGTTATTTCTGTCAATACATGCCCATCATTTTTGTATGTTTCCATAAAGTTGTGAGGGAATCTTGTCTTTTAATTATTCCATTTAAATTTAAATCCTAAAATTTACCCATTATTTTCTTTTACAAAATCAATTTCCTGTTGCTGTTTTATTCTCCAAAAATACATTTTAGCAAATGTATTTTATATAAATTTTGCATTCTTCTTTCCGAAACCAAAAAATTCTCCCATAAAGCTCCTTTATCTACTCATAAATCCAATTGATTAAAATTGCCGATAATCATGTTTCGGATACCGTTGTCATAGAAGTATATTTTCCTATTCTGCTTTATTTCATTTCTTATGTTTTTACTAAACCTATTCAGTCTGAAAACAATATATCCCTTTTCAAGAATGTCGATATATTTTTGAATGGTAATTTTATTAATACCAACCAGTTGAGATAATTTATTGTAATTTACCTCACTCCCAATTTGCAAAGCCAATGCCTGCAATAGTTTTTCAAGAACTTCAGGTTTTCTGGTTTCTGAAAAAGTTAAAATATCACAATACAGGTAGCTATTTACAAGATTCTTTAATTCTACTTTGACAGATTTTTTAACTTGAATAATAGGCATCTGTATCTAATTCTACTTCTACATTTTTGAGCTCTTTTTTTAACCGAACAATCTCTTTCTGTTCTTTTGTCAGAATTTTGTTTTCATTGCCTGGAAAACTTGACTCTTTATGTCCTTCTTTTTCACACCGCCATCGAAATATTAGTTCTTTTCTTATCCCTAATTCTGAAGCCATATCAGCAATATTTTCCCTTTTATAACTGAGTTCAACAACTTTTTGTTTAAACTTTCGATCATATTTCCTTCTGCTTTTCATATTCCGTTAAGTTAATTTTTTTCTTAACTTATTGTCCAATTTTTTATAGCAGTTCCGGTTACAAGCTGCCTGCTCTTCCAGATTTCCCAATTAGTTCAAATTTGTTGTTTGATAGGAGTGTTAAGGGTTACCAATTTGGTTAAGATATACATTCTAAATGTCGTAATTCTGCAAAAATATGCCTGAAATGTTCAAAACCAAGATGGACAAATTCGCTAATTTTGTTACCTCTGAATTTGGCTTAACCGACTTGTTTTTTGGAGCTTAATTTCAATTAAACCTACATAAAATGAATATCAGGATAGTCTCCATTCTGTTTGTGTTTTTTGCAATTGCAGTTGTTTCCTCTTTTTTACAAAACAAGGAAATGAACGAAATGTGGGGCGATACAAAGATGTCGGTTGATGCTTTGAAGGCCGGGCGTGTAAAACTGTTTGATGAAGGGAACCTTAGCATGTTCATACATTAGGGATTGTTTTCACATTTGGGCGGCAAATGGCAGGGGAAAACCTATTATAGTATTGGAGAATGGATTATGAATTATGAATAAAAGCATGGCCTGCATTCCGGTTGCTGATTACAAGAAAATAGCCAGAGAATTTAATCCGGCAAAGTTTTATGCCAAAGCGATAGCTCAATTAGCTAAAGCTGCCGGTATGAAATACTTCATCATCACCAGCAAGCACCACGAAGGTTTTGCCATGTTTCATTCTAAAACCGATCTGTTCAATATTGTTGATGCTACATCCTTTGCACGTGATTCAATGAAAGAATTGTCGGTTGCCTGCCACGAACTGGGGCTTGGTTTTGGCT includes these proteins:
- a CDS encoding arsenate reductase ArsC, whose amino-acid sequence is MKILILCTGNSSRSQMAEGFLKSYNPILQVFSAGTNPAPKVSSHAIKVMKEAGIDLSNNKPKDVKEFVNESFDYVITVCDHARETCPVFSGKVKNRLHFPFEDPSLKKGSEKEILQTYRQVREQINEKFQEFYVQLLQYL
- a CDS encoding DUF4143 domain-containing protein, translated to MPIIQVKKSVKVELKNLVNSYLYCDILTFSETRKPEVLEKLLQALALQIGSEVNYNKLSQLVGINKITIQKYIDILEKGYIVFRLNRFSKNIRNEIKQNRKIYFYDNGIRNMIIGNFNQLDL
- a CDS encoding transposase, with the translated sequence MKSRRKYDRKFKQKVVELSYKRENIADMASELGIRKELIFRWRCEKEGHKESSFPGNENKILTKEQKEIVRLKKELKNVEVELDTDAYYSS
- a CDS encoding alpha-L-fucosidase; protein product: MNKSMACIPVADYKKIAREFNPAKFYAKAIAQLAKAAGMKYFIITSKHHEGFAMFHSKTDLFNIVDATSFARDSMKELSVACHELGLGFGFYYSRNQDCTAHGGSGGPKENAEVTLASFDYYFYRKCLPQVKGICSNYGPIDFVWFDTPEI